One part of the Paracoccus sp. MBLB3053 genome encodes these proteins:
- the trhO gene encoding oxygen-dependent tRNA uridine(34) hydroxylase TrhO produces MFTVAALYHFTRFPDPAALQGALAKTCCSNGVKGTLLLAPEGINGTIAGPRPGIDAVLGHIRALPGCADLEWKESAAETMPFGKMKVRLKREIVTMGQPDVDPTASVGHYVEAGDWNALISDPDVAVIDTRNDYEVEIGTFEGAVAPRTRSFREFPEWWRQNAHRFHNKRIAMFCTGGIRCEKSTNFLLGEGVPEVYHLKGGILKYLEDVPAEDSMWQGECFVFDKRVSLGHGLRQGNYDLCHACRRPIAPEDRARDEYEEGVSCHRCAAEYADADRARFRERQRQADRGECFSDE; encoded by the coding sequence ATGTTCACAGTTGCTGCCCTGTACCACTTCACCCGCTTCCCCGACCCGGCCGCCCTGCAGGGCGCGCTGGCCAAGACCTGTTGCAGCAATGGCGTCAAGGGGACGCTGCTGCTGGCCCCCGAGGGGATCAACGGCACGATCGCGGGCCCCCGCCCGGGAATTGATGCGGTGCTCGGGCATATCCGGGCCCTGCCCGGCTGCGCTGATCTGGAATGGAAGGAGAGCGCGGCCGAAACCATGCCCTTCGGCAAGATGAAGGTGCGCCTCAAGCGTGAGATCGTCACGATGGGTCAGCCCGACGTCGACCCGACCGCCTCGGTCGGGCATTATGTCGAGGCTGGCGACTGGAACGCTTTGATCAGCGACCCGGATGTCGCAGTGATCGACACGCGCAACGATTACGAGGTCGAAATCGGAACCTTTGAAGGCGCCGTCGCCCCCCGTACGCGCAGTTTTCGCGAGTTTCCCGAATGGTGGCGCCAGAATGCGCACCGCTTCCACAACAAGCGCATCGCTATGTTCTGCACCGGGGGCATCCGCTGCGAGAAGTCGACGAACTTCCTGCTCGGCGAAGGCGTACCCGAGGTCTATCATCTCAAGGGTGGCATTCTGAAATACCTCGAGGACGTGCCGGCCGAAGACAGCATGTGGCAGGGCGAATGCTTCGTCTTTGACAAGCGCGTCAGCCTTGGTCATGGCCTCAGGCAGGGGAACTACGACCTCTGCCACGCTTGCCGCCGTCCGATCGCCCCCGAAGATCGAGCCCGCGACGAATACGAAGAAGGCGTGAGCTGCCATCGCTGCGCAGCCGAATATGCTGATGCCGATCGCGCCCGTTTTCGGGAACGTCAGCGGCAGGCTGATCGTGGAGAGTGTTTCAGCGACGAGTGA